A genomic region of Candidatus Pseudomonas phytovorans contains the following coding sequences:
- the purU gene encoding formyltetrahydrofolate deformylase, which produces MSTPHTPYVIKVSCPARSGIVSAVSSLLAHRKCYITELAQYDDESTGRFFMRAVFRLEESATTSIEELHDAMTDVACEFDMEWELHSTAKPMRVLLMVSKYDHCLSDLLYRHQKGEMHMEISAIVSNHLDLRPMAEREGIRFIYLPVNKENKAQQEKALLDIISDTNTDLVVLARYMQILSDELCKKLSGRAINIHHSFLPGFKGAKPYHQAFSRGVKVIGATAHYVTADLDEGPIIEQEVQRVDHSYEPEDLVAIGRDTETVALSKAVKFHIEHRVFLNEDKTVIFQ; this is translated from the coding sequence ATGAGCACTCCCCACACCCCTTACGTCATCAAGGTCAGCTGCCCGGCTCGCTCGGGTATCGTCTCGGCTGTTTCCTCGTTGCTCGCTCATCGAAAGTGCTACATCACCGAACTGGCTCAGTACGACGACGAGAGCACTGGCAGGTTCTTCATGCGTGCAGTGTTCCGCCTGGAGGAAAGCGCCACCACCTCTATCGAAGAACTGCATGACGCAATGACTGATGTGGCGTGTGAATTCGACATGGAGTGGGAGCTCCATAGCACCGCCAAACCAATGCGCGTGCTGTTGATGGTCAGCAAATACGACCATTGCCTCTCCGATCTTCTCTATCGCCATCAGAAGGGCGAGATGCACATGGAGATTTCGGCCATCGTGTCCAACCACCTGGATCTGAGGCCAATGGCTGAGCGCGAAGGCATCCGCTTCATCTACCTTCCGGTGAACAAAGAGAACAAGGCCCAGCAAGAAAAAGCGCTGCTGGACATCATCAGTGACACCAACACAGACCTGGTTGTCCTTGCTCGCTACATGCAGATCCTGTCCGATGAGCTCTGCAAGAAACTGTCCGGGCGCGCGATCAACATTCACCATTCCTTCCTGCCTGGTTTCAAAGGCGCCAAGCCTTATCACCAAGCATTCTCCAGGGGTGTGAAGGTAATCGGAGCTACCGCCCACTACGTAACCGCTGACCTCGATGAGGGCCCAATCATCGAGCAGGAAGTACAGCGCGTGGATCACAGCTACGAGCCTGAAGACCTCGTTGCCATTGGCCGCGATACCGAGACCGTGGCGCTTTCAAAAGCAGTGAAATTCCACATCGAACACCGTGTTTTCCTCAACGAAGATAAAACGGTGATCTTCCAATGA
- a CDS encoding FAD-binding protein, which produces MKALILADYTHDFALSPATLSTVTAAKQIGAEIDILVAGSSAQNVAEAASQVPGVANVLFANESAYDNLIAESVAPLVAELAKQYSYVLSGATTNGKNILPRVAALLDVDQISEITSVESPDTFKRTVYAGNAIATVQSYAPIHVLTVRSTSFEPAASEGGSAPVTTISVAHTSTISKFVDERVASSDRPELVTAKIVISGGRGMQNGDNFKILYSVADKLGAAVGASRAAVDSGFVPNDMQVGQTGKIVAPDLYLAVGISGAIQHLAGMKDSKVIVAINSDPDAPIFQVADYGLVADLFEAVPELERAL; this is translated from the coding sequence ATGAAAGCCCTGATTCTTGCCGACTACACCCATGACTTCGCGCTGTCCCCTGCCACACTCAGCACCGTCACTGCTGCTAAACAGATTGGTGCAGAAATTGACATTCTCGTCGCCGGCTCTTCAGCCCAGAATGTGGCTGAAGCCGCATCGCAGGTGCCAGGCGTAGCGAACGTACTCTTCGCCAACGAGAGCGCCTACGATAACCTCATCGCAGAAAGCGTGGCACCATTAGTAGCTGAACTGGCGAAACAGTATTCGTATGTACTCAGCGGTGCGACAACCAACGGGAAGAACATTCTTCCTCGTGTCGCAGCGCTTCTGGACGTCGATCAAATCTCCGAGATCACCTCAGTCGAATCCCCTGATACCTTCAAGCGGACTGTGTACGCAGGCAACGCAATCGCTACTGTCCAGTCATATGCTCCTATCCACGTATTGACGGTCAGGTCGACCAGTTTTGAGCCAGCCGCTTCGGAAGGTGGTAGCGCTCCGGTGACGACTATCAGCGTCGCCCATACGAGCACGATCTCGAAGTTCGTAGATGAAAGGGTCGCTAGCTCCGACCGTCCTGAGCTGGTTACAGCCAAGATCGTCATCTCGGGTGGTCGCGGCATGCAGAACGGCGACAACTTCAAAATTCTCTACAGCGTCGCGGACAAGCTGGGAGCTGCGGTAGGTGCTTCTCGCGCCGCCGTGGACTCGGGCTTTGTACCGAACGACATGCAGGTCGGCCAGACCGGCAAGATTGTGGCGCCCGACCTGTACCTGGCGGTCGGTATCTCGGGTGCTATTCAGCACTTGGCGGGTATGAAGGACTCTAAGGTCATCGTCGCAATCAACAGCGATCCTGATGCTCCAATTTTCCAGGTAGCCGATTACGGGCTCGTAGCAGACCTGTTCGAAGCAGTACCAGAACTGGAGCGGGCCCTCTGA
- the pgsA gene encoding CDP-diacylglycerol--glycerol-3-phosphate 3-phosphatidyltransferase translates to MNIPNLLTVLRVLLIPIFILLFYVPYHWSYMAASSVFAVAAATDWLDGYLARRLQQSTPFGAFLDPVADKLMVAVALVLLVQVHANFWLTLPAAVIIGREIVVSALREWMAELGARAHVAVSNLGKWKTAAQMLALVILLANPPGMTFWVILGYGLLLVAAGLTLWSMVHYLLAAWPHLREGSEQK, encoded by the coding sequence ATGAATATTCCAAACCTGCTCACCGTTCTACGCGTCCTGCTCATCCCGATCTTCATTCTGCTGTTCTATGTGCCCTATCACTGGAGCTACATGGCCGCAAGCAGCGTGTTTGCGGTTGCTGCCGCCACCGACTGGCTGGACGGCTACCTGGCGCGTCGCCTGCAGCAGAGCACCCCGTTCGGTGCCTTCCTCGATCCGGTGGCCGACAAGCTGATGGTGGCAGTGGCCTTGGTGCTGCTGGTGCAGGTGCATGCCAACTTCTGGCTGACCCTGCCAGCTGCGGTGATCATCGGCCGCGAGATCGTGGTGTCGGCACTGCGAGAGTGGATGGCCGAACTGGGCGCGCGGGCGCATGTGGCTGTGTCCAACCTCGGTAAATGGAAAACCGCGGCACAGATGTTGGCGCTGGTGATTTTGCTGGCCAACCCGCCCGGCATGACCTTCTGGGTTATTCTCGGCTACGGGCTGTTGCTGGTGGCGGCGGGGCTGACGCTGTGGTCGATGGTGCACTACCTGCTGGCCGCCTGGCCGCACCTGCGCGAAGGCTCTGAGCAGAAATAA
- the folD gene encoding bifunctional methylenetetrahydrofolate dehydrogenase/methenyltetrahydrofolate cyclohydrolase FolD, whose protein sequence is MNTASTQLLLIDGKSAAERVIEESARDVAELSRQGYTPGLAVVLVGDDPASHVYVRNKVKTAHRIGMKSFQHQLSAESTQQQVLQTIHELNDNPEVHGILVQLPLPDHIDEAAIINAIDPDKDVDGFHRINVGRLVLAEEGVLAPCTPSGCMRLLRDTCPDLSGKHAVVIGRSNIVGKPMASLLLQANCSVTILHSRSHNAKEICRQADIVIVAVGRPQMVDASWLKKGAIVIDVGINRIEDKVDGRPRLVGDVDFASASDVAAAITPVPGGVGPMTIAFLMSNTIAAAKRKHAAASHHPSTSQAPAFL, encoded by the coding sequence ATGAACACAGCCTCAACCCAGTTGTTACTCATTGATGGCAAATCTGCCGCAGAGCGGGTTATCGAAGAGTCCGCTCGGGACGTTGCTGAACTATCGCGTCAAGGATACACACCAGGGTTGGCTGTGGTGCTGGTGGGGGATGACCCTGCCAGCCACGTCTACGTGCGCAACAAGGTCAAGACAGCTCACCGCATTGGCATGAAGTCTTTCCAGCACCAGCTGAGCGCCGAGTCGACCCAGCAGCAGGTACTGCAGACCATCCACGAGCTGAATGACAACCCTGAGGTGCATGGCATCCTGGTGCAGTTGCCCCTTCCCGACCACATTGATGAAGCAGCAATCATCAATGCAATTGACCCTGACAAGGATGTTGATGGCTTCCATCGCATCAACGTGGGCCGCCTGGTATTGGCCGAAGAAGGTGTTTTAGCCCCCTGCACTCCTTCCGGGTGCATGCGTCTACTCAGGGACACGTGCCCCGACCTGTCGGGCAAGCACGCGGTAGTGATCGGGCGTTCGAACATCGTAGGTAAGCCTATGGCCTCGCTGCTCCTGCAAGCGAACTGCTCGGTGACGATCCTCCACTCGAGAAGCCATAACGCGAAAGAGATCTGCCGCCAGGCAGACATCGTGATCGTCGCGGTGGGACGCCCGCAGATGGTCGATGCCTCTTGGCTGAAGAAAGGCGCAATCGTCATCGACGTAGGGATCAACCGGATTGAGGACAAGGTGGATGGCCGACCAAGGCTGGTCGGTGATGTCGACTTCGCCAGCGCGTCTGATGTTGCAGCTGCCATCACCCCTGTACCTGGCGGCGTAGGCCCAATGACCATCGCGTTCCTCATGAGCAACACCATCGCAGCGGCGAAACGCAAGCACGCAGCCGCCTCGCATCACCCATCGACTTCTCAAGCTCCAGCTTTTCTGTAA
- a CDS encoding electron transfer flavoprotein subunit beta/FixA family protein encodes MKVIVAVKRVVDFNVKVRVKPDGSGVDLSNIKMAVNPFCEIAIEEAVRLKERGIASEVIAVSIGPQSAQEQLRTALALGADRAILVETEESLGSLAVAKILNAVVKREQPDLILLGKQSVDTDNNQTGQMLAALSSYPQGTFASKLEVQDGNLVVTREVDTGMQTLKLNLPAIVTSDLRLNEPRYASLPSIMKAKKKPLETITPQALGVSTFATARTLKVEEPPVRQAGIKVGSVAELVEKLKNEAKVI; translated from the coding sequence ATGAAAGTTATCGTTGCTGTTAAACGTGTCGTCGACTTCAACGTGAAGGTCAGGGTGAAACCTGACGGATCAGGCGTCGACCTCTCCAACATCAAAATGGCGGTCAATCCGTTCTGTGAGATTGCCATTGAAGAGGCTGTCCGACTGAAGGAAAGAGGGATTGCTAGCGAGGTGATCGCGGTCTCGATTGGCCCACAGTCTGCACAAGAGCAGCTCCGGACTGCCTTGGCGCTGGGTGCAGATCGGGCGATCCTGGTAGAAACCGAAGAAAGCCTTGGCTCACTCGCAGTCGCGAAAATCCTCAACGCCGTGGTGAAGAGGGAACAGCCCGATCTCATTCTTCTGGGCAAGCAATCGGTAGATACCGACAACAACCAGACTGGCCAGATGTTGGCCGCATTGTCCAGCTATCCGCAAGGCACCTTCGCCTCCAAGCTCGAAGTCCAGGACGGCAACCTGGTGGTTACCCGCGAGGTAGACACTGGCATGCAAACCCTCAAGCTTAACCTGCCGGCGATCGTCACCAGCGATCTGCGACTGAACGAGCCTCGCTACGCTTCGCTGCCAAGCATCATGAAAGCGAAGAAAAAGCCTCTGGAGACCATCACCCCGCAAGCGCTGGGCGTTTCCACCTTCGCCACCGCAAGAACGCTGAAGGTGGAAGAACCGCCTGTGCGTCAAGCAGGTATCAAGGTGGGCTCCGTTGCCGAGCTGGTTGAAAAACTGAAGAATGAAGCGAAGGTGATCTGA